A single genomic interval of Anopheles marshallii chromosome 2, idAnoMarsDA_429_01, whole genome shotgun sequence harbors:
- the LOC128719971 gene encoding 28S ribosomal protein S10, mitochondrial produces the protein MLKWFNLARTVIPVVPRPIHPVRWYSDVVASTTNAIEQPGSIGVPDKLYSRVELQMKGIDPEVMKSYAMYAKTAAEHLNIEVGKHWIMRKAAKDRLTLLKSVHIYKKHRVQYEVRNYYRFMHFHKLTGSTLDTFLEYIERNLPEGIALKVTKVELQQLPEHLRK, from the exons ATGCTGAAG TGGTTCAATCTAGCTCGCACCGTTATACCCGTTGTGCCGCGACCAATCCACCCCGTACGATGGTATTCAGATGTGGTAGCATCAACCACCAATGCCATCGAACAACCGGGCTCCATTGGAGTGCCGGATAAATTGTACAGCCGCGTAGAACTACAGATGAAAGGAATCGATCCGGAAGTGATGAAAAGCTATGCTATGTACGCTAAAACGGCCGCAGAACATTTGAACATAGAAGTTGGCAAACA ctGGATAATGCGCAAAGCGGCGAAAGATCGTTTGACGCTTTTGAAATCGGTGCACATCTACAAGAAACATCGAGTGCAGTACGAGGTGCGAAATTACTACCGATTTATGCACTTCCACAAGCTTACCGGGTCCACGCTCGACACGTTCCTGGAGTACATTGAGCGCAACCTGCCGGAGGGAATTGCTTTGAAGGTGACGAAAGTGGAGTTACAGCAACTGCCGGAACATTTACGAAAGTAA
- the LOC128707671 gene encoding interleukin enhancer-binding factor 2 homolog, which yields MVRPGIMRGGGRGGMGMGMRGRGAPYMNKKTFLPRHPFDLTLAEMAFPRVHPAPDDSALTNALLKRSQDLTPTAAEQTAISNLVAKVQGVLDNIVIAPGDFTKCQLEEVRQVGSYKKGTMMAGNNVADIVIILKSLPTKDCAEALGKKVEEDLEKSMKTEVVPKAEALSLTYSEKGFEISNSLAKVRCLIATLPQNMRKLETEKHLDFKIIQSHLAAIRHTRWFEENAHHSTIKVLIRILKDLARRFDGFKPLNPWICDLLAHSVIMNNPSRQALPVNVAFRRVFQLLASGLFVPGSAGITDPCEVGHFRVHTSMTLVQQDECCMTAQTLVRVLAHGGYKHILGFVENTTVAKEMSVWDGVVVSPLEPAYEKPSEKKDGEEDDMECVEGETINEEQTE from the coding sequence ATGGTTCGCCCAGGGATAATGCGTGGTGGCGGCCGTGGTGGAATGGGAATGGGTATGCGAGGCCGTGGAGCACCGTACATGAACAAGAAAACATTTCTTCCCCGCCATCCGTTCGATCTTACCCTGGCTGAAATGGCTTTCCCCCGAGTACACCCGGCTCCGGATGATTCAGCACTCACCAATGCCCTGTTAAAACGCAGCCAAGATCTCACTCCAACAGCAGCGGAACAAACCGCAATCTCGAATCTCGTCGCCAAGGTGCAGGGCGTGCTGGACAATATCGTGATCGCCCCGGGAGACTTTACCAAATGCCAGCTGGAAGAGGTACGCCAAGTTGGATCGTACAAGAAGGGCACGATGATGGCAGGCAACAACGTGGCCGATATTGTCATCATCCTAAAGTCACTCCCTACGAAGGACTGCGCCGAAGCACTCGGCAAAAAGGTGGAGGAAGATTTGGAAAAGTCAATGAAAACGGAAGTCGTTCCCAAAGCGGAAGCACTTTCGCTGACGTACAGTGAAAAGGGGTTCGAAATATCGAACTCACTCGCGAAGGTACGCTGTCTGATTGCAACGTTGCCCCAAAATATGCGCAAACTGGAGACGGAAAAGCATCTAGATTTCAAAATCATCCAAAGCCATTTGGCCGCCATTCGGCATACGCGCTGGTTCGAGGAAAATGCCCACCATTCAACCATAAAGGTGTTGATACGCATACTGAAGGATCTTGCACGTCGCTTCGACGGGTTTAAGCCTTTGAATCCGTGGATTTGCGATCTGCTTGCCCATTCCGTCATCATGAATAACCCGAGCCGTCAGGCACTGCCCGTAAACGTGGCTTTCCGGCGCGTATTTCAACTGCTGGCTTCTGGGCTGTTTGTGCCCGGATCAGCTGGTATTACGGATCCGTGCGAGGTCGGCCACTTCCGGGTGCACACATCGATGACATTGGTGCAGCAGGATGAATGTTGCATGACGGCACAAACACTGGTGCGCGTGTTGGCCCATGGCGGATACAAACACATCCTTGGCTTTGTAGAAAATACTACCGTCGCGAAGGAGATGTCCGTGTGGGACGGTGTCGTTGTATCCCCACTGGAACCAGCGTACGAAAAGCCATCGGAAAAGAAGGACGGCGAGGAGGACGACATGGAGTGCGTCGAGGGAGAAACCATAAACGAAGAGCAGACGGAGTGA
- the LOC128708553 gene encoding uncharacterized protein LOC128708553 — MRQMDQKYDLSKCHAYNEKSSFAFWIVLVLLFCLALGNLCLTLSITAILRIYRGMENIELIQDADAIKLYGNIDFDRVYKQDGLLESFYEEPLEITGDDGDVSINLVNRNGHSHNKVQLTKAGSFLKGINHFDVKDPITGKQVFGTSRPHYNMPQGAMVLQAHLINSGRIASPINDTLKLQTRNRLTLKGTEGIRMEAKELLWSADQNIFLKSDNGSTMLMGGNGVWVNVNNLPVVKSDHGTRTGSSSQYKLCVCYPQGRIFRMAVPKSHNTRVNCAHFSAKENPCA, encoded by the coding sequence ATGCGGCAAATGGACCAGAAGTATGATCTCTCCAAGTGTCACGCGTACAATGAGAAAAGTTCGTTCGCGTTTTGGATCgtactggtgctgctgttctGCTTGGCGTTGGGCAATCTTTGCCTAACCCTATCCATAACGGCCATTTTACGGATCTATCGGGGTATGGAAAACATCGAGCTGATCCAGGATGCGGACGCGATCAAACTCTAcggcaacatcgatttcgaTCGTGTGTACAAGCAGGACGGTCTGCTGGAGAGTTTTTACGAGGAGCCGCTGGAAATCACCGGGGACGACGGTGACGTTTCGATCAACCTGGTCAATCGAAATGGACATTCGCATAACAAAGTTCAGCTCACGAAGGCGGGCAGCTTTCTGAAGGGCATTAATCATTTCGATGTGAAGGATCCGATCACGGGCAAGCAGGTGTTTGGGACTTCGCGGCCACACTACAACATGCCACAGGGAGCCATGGTGCTGCAGGCCCATCTCATCAACAGTGGTCGCATTGCGTCACCCATCAACGACACACTAAAGCTGCAGACACGGAACCGACTCACGCTGAAGGGCACCGAGGGCATCCGGATGGAGGCCAAAGAGTTGCTGTGGTCGGCGGATCAGAACATCTTCCTGAAGTCGGACAACGGAAGCACCATGCTGATGGGCGGAAACGGTGTGTGGGTGAACGTGAACAATTTACCCGTGGTAAAGAGTGACCACGGTACACGAACGGGATCGTCTAGCCAGTACAAGCTGTGTGTTTGCTATCCGCAGGGACGCATTTTTCGTATGGCAGTGCCAAAGTCGCACAATACGCGTGTTAACTGTGCTCATTTCAGCGCCAAGGAGAATCCCTGTGCGTAA
- the LOC128719222 gene encoding proteasome subunit alpha type-2: MASERYSFSLTTFSPSGKLVQIEYALAAVAAGAPSVGIKAVNGVVIATENKQKSILYDEHSVHKVEMVTNHIGMIYSGMGPDYRLLVKQARKLAQNYYLTYREPIPTSQLVQKVATVMQEYTQSGGVRPFGVSLLICGWDDGRPYLFQCDPSGAYFAWKATAMGKNANNGKTFLEKRYSEDLELDDAVHTAILTLKEGFEGQMNADNIEVGICDANGFRRLDPSDVQDYLANIP, translated from the exons ATGGCTTCGGAACGGTATAGTTTTTCGCTGACCACCTTCAG CCCCTCGGGAAAACTGGTTCAGATCGAGTATGCCCTGGCGGCGGTTGCGGCTGGAGCACCCTCGGTTGGTATCAAGGCGGTGAACGGTGTTGTGATCGCAACGGAAAACAAGCAGAAATCAATCCTGTACGATGAGCACAGTGTGCACAAGGTCGAGATGGTGACGAACCATATCGGTATGATCTATTCCGGCATGGGGCCCGACTATCGGCTGCTGGTGAAACAGGCCCGTAAGTTGGCCCAGAACTACTACCTCACGTACCGCGAACCCATTCCAACGTCGCAATTGGTACAAAAGGTTGCCACCGTCATGCAGGAGTACACGCAATCGGG TGGTGTccggccgtttggtgtctcgcTGCTGATTTGTGGCTGGGACGATGGCCGTCCGTACCTGTTCCAGTGCGATCCGTCCGGTGCATACTTTGCGTGGAAGGCGACGGCTATgggcaaaaatgcaaacaacggCAAAACGTTCCTCGAGAAGCGTTACAGTGAAGATCTCGAGCTTGACGATGCGGTTCACACGGCGATTCTTACACTGAAGGAAGGGTTCGAGGGACAGATGAACGCGGACAACATCGAGGTGGGCATTTGTGATGCGAACGGTTTCCGCCGGCTGGACCCATCCGATGTGCAGGATTACCTGGCCAATATTCCATAA
- the LOC128707511 gene encoding SWI/SNF-related matrix-associated actin-dependent regulator of chromatin subfamily E member 1, producing MALPANYKHNIPGPSMPPQRIRPSGSGADRKDNSSPFMHNPHGNPAFNPQKMGKASAASESKMIKPPKPPEKPLMPYMRYSRKVWDSIKASNSDLKLWEVGKIIGQQWRLLPDSEKEEYIAEYELEKAEHEKNMKAYHNSPAYLAYLTARNKVRPGDGDGHETSSRSSSKGTQADRRIDIQPAEDEDDPDDGYSFKHVAYARFSRNHRLINEIFSDAVVPDVRSVVTTQRMHVLKRQVQSLTMHQMKLQHELQLIEEKFETRKRKFVESSETFQDELKKHCKPAVDEDTFQKMVDRQYEMMKRDRLRALEEAQKPPAPVPAPAPAQQTPAGAAKAESDQPQDQAATNEGSAEGDTPAGPKAESTETARDRSPPAAAVSDESQGSQDSSAGGPQQPPVEKMDTTEDAKPDAKDEKVAANVSKTLPEVTKESVTPASNPPAVPDQQVPISSLPPGVPPTPPSQGGIPPTPPVATTPPAEPKAEVPPSSTVHHTGPAQPPQQATHHTVVHGAYPPHTAPVTSAPSGPAPHQAPIVPTPPPPSHTPESQVPPPNVTVPHHQPPHPPPHHMPPHMQPHPGMPAHGPTFPGYPHAGSPRAPYYLSSYGAHPQPYGQYGHYPYHQQYGPPPPPPPGSYVTGAVRPPGGPPGPMGHYGEVHPHPEAHHGYGPPPPTAGGAGPPSGMPPAPGAPPPTPTMVTATATVTPPTGVPSVSQPEPGEIEPEKAPVPVTVATPPVSTPASKKRKKGGAAAAAKHDDADKKDD from the coding sequence ATGGCGCTGCCTGCCAACTATAAACACAACATACCGGGTCCGTCGATGCCTCCGCAACGGATACGCCCATCGGGCTCGGGCGCCGACCGGAAGGACAATTCCAGCCCCTTCATGCACAACCCGCATGGTAATCCGGCGTTCAACCCGCAAAAGATGGGTAAGGCTTCTGCTGCGTCCGAGTCGAAAATGATTAAGCCACCGAAACCGCCGGAGAAGCCCCTGATGCCGTACATGCGCTATTCGCGCAAGGTATGGGATTCGATCAAGGCTTCCAATTCCGATCTGAAGCTGTGGGAGGTGGGCAAGATCATCGGTCAACAGTGGCGTCTGCTGCCGGATTCGGAAAAGGAGGAGTACATTGCGGAGTACGAGCTAGAGAAAGCGGAACACGAGAAGAACATGAAGGCGTACCACAACTCGCCGGCCTACCTGGCGTATCTTACGGCACGCAACAAGGTAAGGCCCGGTGATGGCGATGGTCACGAAACATCATCGCGGTCTAGTTCGAAGGGCACGCAAGCCGATCGTCGCATTGACATTCAACCGGCCGAGGACGAAGATGATCCGGACGATGGGTACTCGTTCAAGCACGTAGCGTACGCTCGGTTTTCGCGCAACCATCGGTTGATAAACGAAATCTTTTCGGACGCGGTCGTTCCGGACGTTCGTTCGGTGGTGACCACGCAGCGCATGCACGTGCTAAAGCGCCAGGTGCAGTCACTTACGATGCATCAGATGAAGTTGCAGCACGAGCTGCAACTGATTGAAGAAAAATTTGAAACGCGCAAGCGAAAGTTTGTCGAATCGAGCGAAACGTTTCAAGACGAGCTGAAAAAGCACTGCAAACCGGCAGTGGATGAGGACACGTTTCAGAAGATGGTTGATAGGCAGTACGAAATGATGAAACGAGACCGTTTGCGGGCTCTTGAGGAAGCTCAGAAGCCACCCGCACCGGTTCCGGCACCAGCTCCCGCACAACAAACTCCAGCAGGAGCTGCGAAAGCTGAATCGGACCAACCGCAAGATCAAGCCGCTACAAACGAAGGCTCTGCTGAGGGTGATACTCCGGCAGGTCCGAAGGCAGAATCAACCGAAACAGCCCGTGATCGGTCACCACCGGCGGCAGCTGTTTCGGACGAATCTCAAGGATCGCAGGATTCTTCGGCTGGTGGACCACAACAACCGCCAGTTGAGAAGATGGACACTACGGAAGACGCTAAGCCGGATGCTAAAGATGAAAAGGTGGCTGCCAATGTGTCGAAAACGCTGCCGGAAGTGACTAAGGAATCTGTTACACCGGCTTCGAATCCTCCTGCCGTTCCAGATCAGCAAGTTCCGATTTCGTCGCTTCCACCAGGTGTCCCTCCTACTCCCCCATCTCAGGGAGGAATTCCACCAACGCCGCCCGTTGCTACAACACCACCAGCAGAACCGAAGGCGGAAGTTCCGCCTAGCTCCACAGTACACCACACTGGTCCTGCCCAACCACCGCAACAGGCCACACACCATACGGTCGTTCATGGTGCGTATCCACCTCACACCGCTCCAGTAACTTCCGCGCCCTCCGGACCAGCCCCACACCAAGCGCCGATTGTACCCACGCCCCCACCACCATCCCACACTCCGGAATCGCAGGTTCCACCACCGAACGTAACCGTACCGCATCATCAGCCACCCCATCCTCCTCCCCACCACATGCCACCGCATATGCAACCGCATCCGGGCATGCCCGCTCATGGGCCCACATTCCCCGGCTATCCACATGCCGGTTCACCACGTGCACCGTACTATCTGTCGTCTTACGGGGCACACCCACAACCGTACGGTCAGTACGGACACTATCCGTACCATCAGCAGTATGGCcctccgccaccaccaccccccggTAGCTACGTAACGGGTGCTGTCCGACCACCCGGTGGACCGCCCGGACCGATGGGACACTATGGGGAGGTGCATCCGCATCCAGAAGCGCACCACGGCTACggaccaccgccaccgacGGCCGGTGGCGCTGGCCCACCCAGTGGTATGCCACCCGCACCGGGTGCACCACCACCCACACCGACGATGGTTACAGCAACGGCTACTGTAACGCCACCAACGGGAGTACCATCAGTGTCTCAACCCGAACCGGGTGAGATTGAACCGGAAAAGGCACCGGTCCCGGTTACCGTTGCGACTCCTCCAGTATCTACGCCGGCGTCGAAGAAGCGTAAGAAAGGTGgcgctgcagcagctgccaaACACGACGATGCGGACAAGAAAGACGATTGA